A DNA window from Boseongicola sp. contains the following coding sequences:
- a CDS encoding DUF2852 domain-containing protein, which translates to MTTASLHATPAERGNWLSRSESWLDERGKGAWIVATVLGFIIFWPIGLALLAYMIWSKRMFKGSCAKRTRHAHVAFKSSGNNAFDSYKSDMLRRLEDEQDAFEQFLQRLRDAKDKAEFDQFMADRDRRQAEADKEPVDA; encoded by the coding sequence ATGACAACCGCCTCTCTTCACGCCACCCCTGCAGAGCGTGGCAACTGGCTAAGCCGCAGCGAATCCTGGCTTGATGAACGCGGCAAAGGCGCGTGGATCGTTGCCACGGTTCTCGGCTTTATCATCTTCTGGCCGATTGGCCTGGCCCTTCTCGCTTACATGATCTGGAGCAAACGCATGTTCAAAGGTTCCTGCGCAAAACGCACCCGCCACGCCCACGTCGCCTTCAAATCTTCGGGCAACAACGCTTTCGACTCTTATAAGTCGGACATGCTGCGCCGCCTCGAAGACGAACAGGACGCATTCGAACAGTTCTTGCAGCGTTTGCGTGACGCAAAAGACAAGGCCGAGTTCGACCAGTTCATGGCCGACCGTGACCGCCGCCAGGCAGAAGCCGACAAAGAACCGGTCGACGCCTGA
- a CDS encoding YbaK/EbsC family protein produces the protein MSKSLKRVKAALADAGVEVDVLEMAGETRTAIDAARAIGCEVDQIAKSIIFRGEVTDALYLFITAGSHQVNSAKASTIAGEPLGRADAAIIRKITGFAIGGVSPVGHLTKPRAFWDARLTEFDRIYAAAGTPRHNFGAKPGELQNISDAQDADFIS, from the coding sequence ATGAGCAAGAGTCTGAAACGAGTAAAAGCGGCTTTGGCCGACGCCGGGGTTGAAGTCGACGTGCTGGAGATGGCGGGCGAAACGCGCACGGCAATCGACGCGGCGCGCGCGATCGGTTGCGAGGTCGACCAGATTGCGAAGTCGATCATCTTTCGGGGCGAGGTAACGGATGCGCTGTATCTGTTCATCACTGCGGGTAGTCATCAGGTAAACAGCGCGAAGGCATCGACCATTGCGGGCGAACCTTTGGGGCGCGCGGATGCGGCGATCATTCGCAAGATCACTGGTTTCGCTATTGGTGGTGTATCGCCAGTTGGGCATCTGACCAAACCGAGGGCATTTTGGGACGCGCGACTCACTGAATTTGACAGAATCTATGCTGCAGCGGGCACGCCACGGCATAATTTCGGTGCAAAACCAGGTGAATTACAAAATATTTCTGATGCGCAAGACGCTGATTTTATTTCATAA
- a CDS encoding glutamine-synthetase adenylyltransferase translates to MTFASRLSRCAIPFDADRGAEALAHVGTTGPLADLIKGAGGSSPYLAELMAKEADWISEALKGDPEAARDDIMSAVQTMEDAALAPGLRQSKRRLALLAALADLGGVWSLEDVTGALSDFAAAATHRALKAGIANELRRNKLPGQGDADLETCGGLSVLAMGKMGAGELNYSSDIDLICLYDETRFDPDDYGDARASFVRAVRRMTQLLSERTADGYVFRTDLRLRPDASVTPVAISMEAAERYYEAFGRTWERAAYIKARAAAGDIAAGEKFLKTLTPFVWRRHLDYAAIQDAHDMRLRIRDHKGLHKAPSHLGHDLKLGQGGIREIEFFTQTRQIISGGRDPELRVSGTVEGLEILAAKGWVNVEDAQTLTGDYRALREAEHRVQMVADQQTHKLPTTEDEFTRLANLAGTDPATYKADLLERFDRVHQLTEGFFAPDAVPASPVTDLPGLSPEITDRWMGYPALRTTRAVNMFNRMRPVLMDRLAKAARPEEALVHFDGFLAGLPAGVQLFALFEANPQLLDLVVDIVDSAPALGQHLARNSGVFDAVIGGEFFSEWPGADGLTGKIGRRLNDAPDYEARLNLARTWSREWHFRIGVHHLRGLIDAETAGQQYADLAEAAVAALWPHVVDEFASKHGQPPGQGACVLGMGSLGARRLNAASDLDLIVIYDGAGVDASDGRRPLATRAYYARLTQALVTAISAPTGEGRLYEVDMRLRPSGRQGPVATGLESFRTYQTSEAWTWEHLALTRARAIAGEMELGREIESFRQELLAKPRDRASVLKDVSDMRARLAEAKPATNRLDAKAGAGRLQDIELFGQTGCLLAGASEQTLTAQLDVAYGAFNLPLAQRQAMSDAARLYWRVQSSARLISGTGPGEADVGAGASAFMLRETGSSSLDALLLSVVQAAETVAEIIDNLVDQPTSGDEK, encoded by the coding sequence ATGACATTTGCCTCTCGTCTTTCTCGTTGCGCCATCCCGTTTGATGCGGATCGCGGGGCCGAGGCGTTGGCACATGTCGGCACAACCGGCCCGTTGGCTGATCTGATCAAGGGGGCCGGAGGGTCTTCGCCCTATCTGGCTGAACTGATGGCGAAAGAGGCGGACTGGATCTCAGAGGCGCTGAAAGGTGATCCGGAAGCGGCACGCGACGATATCATGTCTGCCGTCCAGACCATGGAAGACGCGGCCTTGGCTCCGGGTCTTCGTCAGTCCAAGAGGCGGTTGGCGCTTTTGGCAGCCCTGGCCGATCTGGGCGGTGTTTGGTCGCTTGAAGATGTCACGGGGGCATTATCAGACTTTGCTGCCGCTGCGACCCATCGCGCATTAAAGGCGGGTATTGCAAACGAGCTTCGTCGCAACAAACTTCCGGGGCAGGGCGATGCGGATCTGGAAACCTGTGGCGGACTGTCGGTTCTGGCCATGGGCAAGATGGGCGCGGGCGAGCTGAATTATTCTTCCGACATCGACCTGATCTGTCTTTACGACGAAACCCGGTTTGACCCTGACGATTACGGCGATGCGCGCGCCAGCTTTGTGCGCGCCGTGCGACGGATGACTCAGCTTTTGAGCGAACGCACAGCAGATGGCTATGTCTTTCGCACCGATCTGCGACTGCGCCCGGATGCTTCGGTCACGCCCGTGGCAATTTCCATGGAGGCCGCCGAACGGTATTACGAGGCTTTCGGACGCACCTGGGAACGCGCGGCCTATATCAAAGCGCGCGCAGCGGCAGGGGACATTGCGGCGGGCGAGAAGTTTCTCAAAACCCTGACGCCGTTTGTTTGGCGGCGTCATCTGGACTATGCCGCCATACAGGACGCGCACGACATGCGCTTGCGTATCCGCGATCACAAAGGGCTGCATAAAGCACCAAGCCATCTGGGCCATGATCTGAAGTTGGGGCAGGGCGGCATTCGCGAAATTGAGTTCTTTACTCAAACCCGGCAGATCATTTCAGGCGGACGCGACCCAGAACTGCGCGTCTCTGGCACGGTGGAAGGGCTTGAAATCCTCGCCGCAAAAGGCTGGGTGAACGTGGAGGATGCCCAAACTCTGACCGGCGACTACCGCGCGCTACGCGAGGCAGAACATCGCGTGCAGATGGTCGCAGACCAGCAAACCCACAAACTGCCAACCACCGAAGACGAGTTCACACGTCTGGCCAATCTCGCCGGAACCGATCCGGCCACCTACAAGGCCGATTTGTTAGAGCGTTTCGACCGTGTTCATCAACTGACCGAAGGCTTCTTCGCTCCCGACGCAGTTCCGGCATCACCAGTCACCGATCTTCCGGGACTTTCGCCCGAGATCACCGATCGCTGGATGGGCTACCCTGCTTTGCGCACCACTCGCGCCGTCAATATGTTCAACCGGATGCGCCCGGTTCTGATGGACCGATTGGCGAAAGCGGCCCGCCCGGAAGAGGCACTGGTTCATTTCGACGGTTTCCTCGCCGGATTGCCCGCCGGAGTTCAACTGTTCGCGCTGTTTGAGGCTAATCCCCAGCTTTTAGATCTGGTTGTTGATATCGTCGATTCCGCCCCGGCGCTTGGGCAGCATCTTGCCCGAAATTCCGGTGTATTCGATGCGGTCATCGGCGGCGAGTTTTTTTCTGAATGGCCGGGCGCAGATGGGCTGACAGGCAAGATCGGGCGGCGATTGAACGATGCCCCCGACTACGAAGCCCGCCTGAACCTGGCCCGCACATGGTCGCGCGAATGGCACTTCCGTATCGGCGTCCACCATCTGCGCGGGTTGATCGACGCCGAAACTGCCGGCCAGCAATATGCCGATTTGGCCGAAGCTGCGGTTGCAGCGCTTTGGCCCCATGTCGTGGATGAATTCGCGTCTAAACATGGCCAGCCACCCGGACAGGGGGCTTGTGTGCTGGGCATGGGGTCGCTTGGGGCACGACGGCTGAATGCAGCATCCGATCTGGATCTGATCGTGATTTATGACGGCGCTGGGGTCGATGCTTCTGATGGACGCCGGCCACTGGCCACGCGCGCCTATTACGCGCGGCTGACCCAGGCATTGGTCACGGCGATTTCCGCACCAACTGGCGAAGGCCGACTTTATGAAGTCGACATGCGCCTGCGTCCGTCGGGCCGTCAGGGACCGGTCGCCACCGGACTCGAGTCGTTTCGCACCTATCAAACGAGCGAGGCCTGGACATGGGAGCATCTTGCATTGACCCGCGCCCGTGCCATTGCCGGAGAAATGGAGTTGGGCCGCGAAATCGAAAGCTTTCGCCAAGAGCTGCTGGCAAAGCCCAGAGATCGCGCAAGCGTATTGAAAGACGTATCAGACATGCGCGCCCGATTGGCCGAGGCGAAACCCGCTACCAATAGATTGGATGCAAAGGCCGGTGCGGGTCGTCTTCAGGACATCGAATTGTTCGGGCAAACCGGTTGTTTGTTGGCAGGTGCATCGGAACAGACATTAACGGCGCAACTTGATGTGGCATATGGGGCATTCAATCTGCCCCTTGCGCAAAGACAGGCTATGTCAGATGCCGCCAGACTATATTGGCGGGTTCAATCTTCGGCACGGTTAATATCGGGAACCGGACCCGGTGAAGCCGATGTCGGGGCGGGTGCCTCTGCTTTCATGTTGCGCGAGACGGGTTCCAGTTCTTTAGACGCACTTTTGCTCAGCGTCGTTCAAGCTGCGGAAACTGTCGCTGAAATCATTGACAATTTGGTCGACCAACCCACTTCTGGCGACGAGAAATGA
- the eda gene encoding bifunctional 4-hydroxy-2-oxoglutarate aldolase/2-dehydro-3-deoxy-phosphogluconate aldolase has protein sequence MTVEDLSQQAGEICRLAPVVPVLVLDDASWAADLAEALVAGGLPALEVTLRTPAALDAIREMSGVEGGVVGAGTLLTPADVVAAKEAGALFGVTPGTTDRLIDAALDAELPLLPGAATATEALRLLERGFSVQKFFPAEASGGIPALKAIGAPIPQVSFCPTGGVNLANAPDYLALSNTICVGGSWVAPKEAVARREWGKVERLAREAAKLGQ, from the coding sequence ATGACAGTCGAAGACCTAAGCCAACAAGCCGGTGAGATTTGCAGGCTGGCCCCTGTCGTGCCAGTGCTTGTCCTGGATGACGCAAGTTGGGCCGCGGACTTGGCCGAGGCATTGGTTGCGGGTGGATTGCCAGCGCTGGAAGTGACCCTGCGCACACCAGCGGCTTTGGATGCCATTCGTGAGATGTCGGGCGTTGAAGGTGGTGTGGTCGGGGCTGGAACATTGCTGACACCAGCGGATGTTGTGGCCGCCAAAGAGGCTGGCGCGTTGTTCGGTGTGACGCCGGGCACCACGGACAGATTAATTGATGCGGCCCTGGACGCTGAACTGCCACTTTTGCCAGGGGCCGCCACGGCGACCGAAGCGCTGCGGCTTTTGGAGCGTGGGTTTTCAGTTCAGAAGTTCTTTCCTGCCGAAGCCTCGGGCGGCATTCCGGCGTTGAAAGCCATAGGCGCGCCCATTCCTCAGGTCTCATTCTGCCCTACAGGCGGGGTCAACCTTGCAAACGCACCAGATTATCTGGCGCTGTCCAACACGATCTGCGTCGGCGGTTCGTGGGTTGCTCCGAAAGAGGCGGTTGCCCGTCGCGAATGGGGCAAAGTGGAGCGACTTGCGCGTGAGGCCGCCAAGCTGGGGCAATAG
- a CDS encoding phosphogluconate dehydratase → MPLNDTVAKVTDRIVERSRTARSAYMAKIARAQDAGVKRGHLACGNQAHAYAAMGDDKAALIAEKAPNIGIITAYNDMLSAHQPFKDYPDQIKVAAREAGATAQVAGGVPAMCDGVTQGQPGMELSLFSRDVIALATGVSLSHNTFDAAMYLGVCDKIVPGLVIGAATFGHIPGIFVPAGPMVSGLPNDEKAKVRQQFAAGEVGRDKLMEAEMASYHGPGTCTFYGTANSNQMLMEFMGLHLPGSSFVNPGTPMRDALTVEATRRAAAITAEGNDYRPVAEILDERAFVNGMVGLMATGGSTNLVLHLPAMARAAGVILDIEDFNDLSAVTPLMAKVYPNGLADVNHFHAAGGLAYLIGQLLDDGLVHPDTSTVAGDGLGHYAQEPTLKDGSIVWRDGPRETLNDKILRPARDAFQATGGLRELKGNLGRSVMKVSAVAPERQVVEAPVRVFEDQEAVKVAFKAGEFTADTVVVVRFQGPKANGMPELHSLTPILSVLLSRGLKVALVTDGRMSGASGKVPAAIHLSPEAADGGPIARLRDGDLVRVDATTGVLDCLEDDFTNRTPVDLDLSANAEGMGRELFAAFRANCGLSTNGAGTVV, encoded by the coding sequence ATGCCCCTGAATGACACCGTTGCAAAAGTCACAGACCGTATCGTCGAGAGGTCGCGCACCGCACGCAGCGCATATATGGCTAAGATTGCGCGCGCTCAGGACGCTGGCGTGAAACGCGGGCATCTGGCGTGCGGCAATCAGGCCCACGCCTATGCCGCAATGGGTGATGACAAGGCAGCGTTGATTGCTGAAAAAGCACCCAATATCGGGATCATCACAGCCTATAACGATATGCTGAGTGCCCATCAGCCGTTCAAGGACTACCCGGATCAGATCAAGGTTGCCGCCCGCGAGGCCGGAGCGACCGCACAGGTGGCTGGTGGTGTCCCAGCGATGTGTGACGGCGTTACCCAGGGCCAGCCCGGCATGGAATTGAGCCTGTTTTCCCGCGATGTAATCGCGCTGGCGACAGGCGTTTCGCTGTCGCACAACACATTCGATGCGGCGATGTATCTTGGCGTTTGCGACAAGATTGTTCCCGGTCTGGTCATTGGCGCTGCCACGTTCGGGCATATTCCGGGCATTTTCGTGCCTGCCGGTCCGATGGTCAGCGGCCTGCCAAATGACGAAAAAGCCAAAGTGCGTCAACAATTTGCGGCTGGGGAAGTTGGGCGAGACAAATTGATGGAGGCCGAGATGGCCTCGTATCACGGGCCGGGCACCTGCACATTTTACGGCACGGCGAATTCAAACCAGATGCTGATGGAATTCATGGGGCTGCATTTGCCAGGGTCATCATTCGTCAATCCGGGCACGCCGATGCGTGATGCCTTGACTGTCGAGGCGACGCGGCGGGCGGCGGCGATCACGGCGGAAGGCAATGACTATCGCCCGGTGGCCGAGATCTTGGATGAACGGGCTTTTGTGAACGGCATGGTCGGGTTGATGGCCACAGGGGGCTCAACCAATCTTGTGCTGCACCTGCCGGCCATGGCCCGCGCCGCAGGTGTCATTCTGGATATCGAGGATTTCAACGATCTGTCGGCGGTGACGCCGCTGATGGCAAAGGTTTACCCAAACGGATTGGCAGACGTGAACCATTTCCATGCCGCTGGTGGGTTGGCCTATTTGATCGGGCAGCTATTGGACGATGGTCTGGTGCATCCTGATACCAGCACGGTGGCCGGTGACGGGCTTGGGCATTATGCGCAGGAACCAACGCTGAAGGACGGATCAATCGTCTGGAGGGATGGGCCGCGCGAAACCTTGAACGACAAAATCCTGCGCCCTGCCCGCGACGCGTTTCAGGCCACTGGCGGTTTGCGCGAATTGAAGGGCAATCTTGGCCGCTCGGTGATGAAAGTTTCCGCTGTCGCGCCAGAACGTCAGGTTGTCGAAGCCCCGGTGCGGGTGTTCGAAGATCAGGAAGCCGTAAAAGTGGCTTTCAAGGCCGGGGAATTCACCGCAGACACTGTCGTTGTCGTGCGGTTTCAGGGGCCAAAAGCCAATGGCATGCCCGAACTGCATTCGCTGACGCCAATCTTGTCGGTGTTGCTGTCGCGCGGCCTGAAAGTGGCATTGGTCACCGATGGACGCATGTCGGGGGCCAGCGGCAAGGTGCCTGCGGCCATTCACCTGTCACCCGAGGCTGCGGACGGCGGCCCGATTGCGCGGCTGCGCGATGGTGACCTGGTTCGGGTGGATGCAACAACAGGTGTCCTTGATTGTCTTGAGGACGATTTCACCAATCGCACGCCGGTCGATCTGGACCTTTCTGCCAATGCCGAGGGCATGGGGCGCGAGTTGTTTGCCGCGTTCCGCGCCAATTGCGGGCTATCGACCAACGGCGCGGGCACTGTTGTCTGA